The Mercenaria mercenaria strain notata chromosome 10, MADL_Memer_1, whole genome shotgun sequence genome contains a region encoding:
- the LOC123559792 gene encoding GATA zinc finger domain-containing protein 1-like has product MPLGMKPVCSACKSNESKMWTKGEKGEILCNECVTKQTHGGKEQNGNGANQSKKGGPNSESAQERVLRKSSRNKPSKYRVSAKPVATKGKGRRIIFKKSQPVKAPTAVSTVVTGKSIFHEGTYYQVGDIVSLVDDDENVYYAQIRGFLQDQYYEKSAVITWLLPTRDSYTGRFDPSTYILGPEEDLPRKMVYMEFVCHAPSDYFRSSKTPYPTINNSPELCYIWSSLGPEIRLAPTKLDDIFGPDDSLKTDNNVPQTPPKKTKVEKVKVKEEKKFIVVE; this is encoded by the exons ATGCCGCTTGGTATGAAGCCAGTATGCAGTGCTTGCAAAAGCAATGAATCAAAAATGTGGACCAAGGGAGAGAAAGGTGAAATTTTGTGCAATGAATGCGTAACAAAGCAGACCCATGGCGGAAAGGAGCAAAATGGAAACGGTGCAAATCAGTCCAAGAAAGGTGGTCCTAACTCGGAAAGTGCACAAGAAAGAGTCCTGAGAAAAAGCTCAAGGAACAAGCCTTCAAAATATCGTGTCAGCGCCAAACCTGTCGCTACTAAAGGGAAGGGAAGAAGAattatattcaagaaaagt CAACCAGTTAAAGCACCAACAGCAGTATCTACAGTTGTGACAGGCAAAAGCATCTTTCATGAG gGGACATATTACCAGGTTGGGGACATTGTATCTCTAGTGGATGATGATGAGAATGTTTACTATGCTCAGATCAGAGGTTTTCTACAGGATCAGTATTATGAGAAGAGTGCAGTCATTACCTGGCTTCTCCCCACCAGAGATTCTTACACTGGCAGATTCGACCCTTCTACCTATATACTTG GACCAGAGGAAGACCTGCCGAGGAAAATGGTATATATGGAATTTGTTTGTCATGCACCATCGGATTATTTTAGGAGTAGCAAAACTCCCTACCCTACCATAAACAACTCTCCAGAACTGTGCTATATCTGGTCCTCATTGGGCCCTGAAATCAGGCTAGCTCCGACAAAACTAGATGATATATTTGGACCTGATGATAGTCTCAAAACAGACAATAATGTGCCACAGACTCcaccaaagaaaacaaaagttgaaaaagttaAAGTGAAAGAAGAGAAGAAATTTATAGTTGTTGAATGA